The following is a genomic window from Thermodesulfobacteriota bacterium.
CGATAATCTGGACGTCATTGTGGACGACGACAAGATTATTATCAAACCTGTTCTTGTAATTGATAGATCTCAGACTTGGTTCTGGTCAAAGGAATGGCAGGCAATGGAGAAGGAAGCGGATGAGGATATTAAACATGGCAGGGTGCAGAAGGCCAGAAGCGT
Proteins encoded in this region:
- a CDS encoding AbrB/MazE/SpoVT family DNA-binding domain-containing protein codes for the protein MITQLRSRSQITLPREIVKKMKLQKGDNLDVIVDDDKIIIKPVLVIDRSQTWFWSKEWQAMEKEADEDIKHGRVQKARSVKELIEKLDS